A genomic region of Halogeometricum rufum contains the following coding sequences:
- a CDS encoding DEAD/DEAH box helicase, whose translation MTEDDAGDGDGPSDASSNDAPPKYESGEPTTEDEAVSTETAEDETPTTAVDASGTPATVAVEDVTVADFYGALEAEGRPVVTAQQAARRLGLSQATASEALDALAADGPLQRVDVSTDPVVYYPSEWGRLADRERIVLFPERREIVVDQPTQYTRARLAQFAHLVDSTGDRNAGTRGYLYKIRQEDVWQAPFEDLDALLSMMRSVLPRRSPHLETWVENQWKRANQFRLYTHEDDYVVLEGASESLMGNVARQKLDEEHLVAPISDTESWVRDGKEAHIKRILYEAGYPVKDNRDLESGAPLDVELRVELRDYQRDWVDRFIDQKAGVLVGPPGAGKTVTGIGVLAAVGGETLVLVPSRELAAQWREEILRHTSLTEDQIGEYHGGEKRVRPVTIATYQTAGMDRHRSLFDDREWGLIVYDEVHHVPSRIYRRSADLQAKHRLGLSATPIREDDKEREIFTLIGPPIGTDWSKLFEAGYVQEPEVEIRYVPWADDTARNEWASADGRERHQLASMNPQKIAETRRLLRQHPESKALVFVDYLDQGEAMAEALDVPFVSGEMRHRHRERLFRQFRDGERRTLVISRVGDEGIDLPNAELAVVASGLGGSRRQGAQRAGRTMRPAGGALVYVLATRGTSEEDFAQRQMRHLAEKGVRVTESDLTT comes from the coding sequence ATGACGGAAGACGACGCCGGAGACGGCGACGGACCGTCCGACGCCTCGTCGAACGACGCCCCGCCGAAGTACGAGTCGGGCGAACCGACGACGGAGGACGAGGCGGTGTCGACGGAGACGGCGGAAGACGAGACGCCGACCACCGCCGTCGACGCGTCCGGGACGCCGGCCACCGTCGCCGTCGAGGACGTCACCGTCGCCGACTTCTACGGCGCCCTCGAAGCCGAGGGGCGGCCGGTGGTGACCGCCCAGCAGGCGGCCCGGCGACTCGGCCTCTCGCAGGCGACGGCCTCCGAGGCGCTGGACGCCCTCGCCGCCGACGGCCCCCTCCAGCGAGTCGACGTCTCGACGGACCCGGTGGTCTACTACCCGAGCGAGTGGGGCCGACTCGCCGACCGCGAGCGAATCGTCCTGTTCCCCGAACGCCGCGAAATCGTCGTCGACCAGCCGACGCAGTACACCCGCGCTCGCCTCGCGCAGTTCGCCCATCTCGTGGACTCGACGGGCGACCGGAACGCGGGCACGCGGGGCTACCTCTACAAGATACGGCAGGAGGACGTGTGGCAGGCGCCGTTCGAGGACCTCGACGCCCTCCTGTCGATGATGCGGTCGGTCCTCCCGCGCCGGTCGCCGCATCTGGAGACGTGGGTGGAGAACCAGTGGAAGCGCGCGAACCAGTTCCGACTCTACACCCACGAGGACGACTACGTCGTGTTGGAGGGCGCCTCAGAGAGCCTGATGGGCAACGTCGCCCGGCAGAAACTCGACGAGGAACACCTCGTCGCGCCCATCTCGGACACCGAGAGCTGGGTCCGGGACGGGAAGGAGGCCCACATCAAGCGCATCCTCTACGAGGCCGGTTACCCGGTGAAGGACAACCGTGACCTCGAATCCGGCGCGCCCCTCGACGTCGAACTCCGCGTCGAACTCCGCGACTACCAGCGGGACTGGGTCGACCGCTTCATCGACCAGAAGGCGGGCGTCCTCGTCGGCCCGCCCGGCGCGGGCAAGACGGTGACTGGAATCGGCGTCCTCGCGGCCGTCGGCGGCGAGACGCTCGTCCTCGTTCCCTCGCGCGAACTCGCCGCGCAGTGGCGCGAGGAGATTCTGCGGCACACCTCTCTGACGGAAGACCAGATCGGCGAGTACCACGGCGGGGAGAAACGGGTGCGACCGGTCACCATCGCCACCTACCAGACTGCCGGGATGGACCGCCACCGCTCGCTGTTCGACGACCGGGAGTGGGGACTCATCGTCTACGACGAGGTCCACCACGTCCCGTCTCGCATCTACCGCCGGAGCGCCGACCTGCAGGCCAAGCACCGACTCGGCCTCTCGGCCACCCCCATCCGCGAGGACGACAAGGAGCGGGAGATATTCACGCTCATCGGCCCGCCCATCGGCACCGACTGGTCGAAACTGTTCGAGGCGGGCTACGTGCAGGAGCCCGAAGTCGAGATTCGGTACGTGCCGTGGGCCGACGACACCGCCCGCAACGAGTGGGCCAGCGCCGACGGGCGGGAGCGCCACCAACTCGCGTCGATGAACCCGCAGAAGATAGCGGAGACGCGCCGACTGCTCCGCCAGCACCCGGAGTCGAAGGCGCTGGTCTTCGTCGACTACCTCGACCAGGGCGAGGCGATGGCCGAGGCCCTCGACGTGCCGTTCGTCAGCGGCGAGATGCGCCACCGCCACCGCGAACGCCTGTTCCGGCAGTTCCGCGACGGCGAACGCCGCACGCTCGTCATCTCGCGCGTCGGCGACGAGGGTATCGACCTGCCGAACGCCGAACTCGCCGTCGTCGCCTCCGGTCTCGGCGGGTCGCGCCGACAGGGGGCCCAACGCGCCGGGCGGACGATGCGCCCCGCCGGCGGCGCCCTCGTCTACGTCCTCGCCACCCGCGGCACCAGCGAGGAGGACTTCGCCCAGCGACAGATGCGCCACCTCGCCGAGAAGGGCGTCCGCGTCACCGAGAGTGACCTGACGACCTGA
- a CDS encoding type I restriction endonuclease subunit M, producing MNSAPRPADASLGDDRLARYEAVLDRYRDALRHRLGSAGTEAADTGGTPVAGTYGAWRAFVGDHHGAVFDRLADDADDSLPGDADAVAREAFVQSLSLDFLLSTHLAAAERAFSVAVEPADSDASVPLDARFDAPESFAAGFDAVHATVADDLPAETRETLAELAAAFVRTAPPAAVATLHRRTVSRLVRRVFGRYDTPTGLAELAVESVRDDDSGDDGARADDFRDRVVLDPGCGAGAFLAAAARAKLDAFVDDHPDAPGADALDAATASDAADRIARSVRGFDVNPVAVRASRLALVLAVRPLLRRDAVASFTPRVVLADAVTTTASDPPLDGVRADVLLGNPPWLTWDSLTPRVKDRWRDGPMADPDLDLFTRRGRDARLGYANDDLSLPFAWTCVHELLRDGGRAAFVLKRDLTTGPAGELLRRRRVGDRPLSMRRVHDFGSLSPFGREVAAGTALYRLDVGAAADASEGGSIPTTMWARDGETPAFDSLAAMRRTLAVEETALVPADPSAEASPWVRADAERRALGPADYRIRHGVKDDAKAVYALDRETIEAHDIEPDHVYPYLKSKHVVKYGLFGHDRHLVPQRLAGEDNADAVRRETPNTYAYLESNRERLEARGSSWFDDGPFYSLFGLGPYTWADYKVVWCRLGFKPHFAVVSTVEDPLLGEKPVVPGDHCMFVGTDDEREAHYLCGLLNSAPYQRCLRDISSGGKSSLSKSTVSRLAMPEWDAADEQNAIAEASMAAHRVVPDHVDCSKRAYNAKTIPELDAAQARVDRATERFLTARDDQ from the coding sequence ATGAACTCCGCACCACGGCCCGCCGACGCCAGCCTCGGCGACGACCGACTCGCCCGCTACGAGGCGGTCCTCGACCGGTACCGGGACGCCCTCCGTCACCGACTCGGTTCGGCCGGCACCGAGGCCGCGGACACCGGCGGGACGCCCGTCGCCGGGACGTACGGGGCGTGGCGCGCGTTCGTCGGCGACCATCACGGCGCGGTGTTCGACCGCCTCGCGGACGACGCAGACGACTCGCTCCCCGGTGACGCCGACGCCGTCGCCCGCGAGGCGTTCGTCCAGTCGCTCTCGCTCGACTTCCTCCTCTCGACGCACCTCGCGGCCGCCGAACGCGCGTTCTCGGTCGCCGTCGAACCGGCCGACTCCGACGCGTCGGTTCCTCTCGACGCCCGATTCGACGCGCCGGAATCCTTCGCCGCCGGCTTCGACGCCGTCCACGCGACGGTGGCCGACGACCTGCCCGCGGAGACGCGGGAGACGCTGGCCGAACTCGCCGCCGCGTTCGTCCGGACCGCGCCGCCGGCGGCCGTGGCGACGCTCCACCGCCGGACCGTCTCGCGCCTCGTCCGGCGCGTCTTCGGCCGCTACGACACGCCGACCGGCCTCGCCGAACTCGCCGTCGAGAGCGTCCGCGACGACGACTCCGGCGACGACGGTGCGCGCGCCGACGACTTCCGCGACCGAGTCGTCCTCGACCCCGGGTGCGGCGCGGGCGCGTTCCTCGCCGCGGCGGCGCGGGCGAAACTCGACGCGTTCGTCGACGACCACCCCGACGCTCCCGGCGCCGACGCTCTCGACGCCGCGACTGCGTCGGACGCCGCGGACCGAATCGCGCGGTCGGTCCGCGGGTTCGACGTGAACCCCGTCGCCGTCCGCGCCTCCCGTCTCGCCCTCGTCCTCGCCGTCAGACCGCTCCTGCGTCGGGACGCCGTCGCGTCGTTCACCCCGCGAGTCGTCCTCGCGGACGCGGTGACGACGACGGCGTCCGACCCGCCACTCGACGGCGTCCGCGCCGACGTCCTCCTCGGGAACCCGCCGTGGTTGACGTGGGACTCGCTGACGCCGCGGGTGAAAGACCGCTGGCGCGACGGCCCGATGGCGGACCCTGACCTCGACCTGTTCACCCGTCGCGGGCGCGACGCACGTCTCGGCTACGCGAACGACGACCTGTCGCTGCCGTTCGCGTGGACCTGCGTCCACGAGTTGCTCCGCGACGGCGGCCGCGCGGCGTTCGTCCTCAAGCGCGACCTGACGACCGGCCCGGCGGGCGAACTCCTCCGTCGTCGCCGGGTCGGGGACCGACCGCTGTCGATGCGCCGCGTCCACGACTTCGGGTCGCTGTCGCCGTTCGGCCGCGAAGTCGCCGCCGGCACCGCCCTCTACCGACTGGACGTGGGCGCCGCGGCGGATGCGAGTGAAGGCGGCAGCATCCCGACGACGATGTGGGCCCGCGACGGCGAGACGCCCGCTTTCGACTCTCTGGCCGCGATGCGCCGAACGCTCGCCGTCGAGGAGACGGCGCTGGTCCCCGCCGACCCCTCCGCGGAGGCGTCGCCGTGGGTCCGCGCGGACGCCGAACGCCGCGCCCTCGGCCCGGCAGACTACCGCATCCGCCACGGCGTGAAGGACGACGCGAAGGCCGTGTACGCACTCGACCGGGAGACCATCGAGGCGCACGACATCGAACCGGACCACGTCTACCCCTACCTGAAGTCCAAGCACGTGGTGAAGTACGGCCTGTTCGGTCACGACAGACACCTCGTCCCGCAACGACTGGCGGGCGAGGACAACGCCGACGCCGTCCGCCGGGAGACGCCGAACACGTACGCCTACCTCGAATCGAACCGCGAACGCCTCGAAGCGCGCGGGTCGTCGTGGTTCGACGACGGCCCGTTCTACTCGCTGTTCGGTCTCGGCCCCTACACGTGGGCCGACTACAAAGTGGTCTGGTGCCGCCTCGGCTTCAAGCCGCACTTCGCCGTCGTCTCCACCGTCGAGGACCCCCTCCTCGGCGAGAAACCGGTCGTCCCCGGCGACCACTGCATGTTCGTCGGCACCGACGACGAACGCGAGGCGCACTACCTCTGCGGCCTCCTGAACTCCGCGCCGTACCAGCGTTGCCTCCGCGACATCTCCTCCGGCGGGAAGTCGAGTCTGTCGAAGTCCACCGTCTCGCGCCTCGCGATGCCCGAGTGGGACGCCGCGGACGAACAGAACGCCATCGCCGAGGCGTCGATGGCGGCCCACCGCGTCGTCCCCGACCACGTCGACTGTTCGAAGCGCGCGTACAACGCGAAGACGATTCCCGAACTCGACGCCGCGCAGGCGCGCGTGGACCGCGCGACCGAGCGATTTCTGACGGCCCGCGACGACCAATGA
- a CDS encoding MaoC family dehydratase: MPVATTGDAAEASLSVTESTIDEFAALSGDDNPIHLDDDYAAETMFGGRIAHGMLAASVVSAALADLPGDVIYLSQDLSFENPVRPGDEVVARAEVDELLGGDRIRVETTARVGDVDVVTGEAVVLSVSHGDAN, from the coding sequence ATGCCAGTCGCCACGACGGGCGACGCCGCCGAGGCGTCACTCAGCGTCACCGAATCGACCATCGACGAGTTCGCCGCCCTGTCGGGGGACGACAACCCCATCCACCTCGACGACGACTACGCCGCCGAGACGATGTTCGGCGGGCGAATCGCCCACGGGATGCTCGCGGCGTCCGTCGTCAGCGCCGCCCTCGCGGACCTGCCGGGCGACGTGATCTACCTCTCGCAGGACCTCTCGTTCGAGAACCCGGTCCGACCGGGCGACGAGGTAGTCGCCCGCGCGGAAGTCGACGAACTGCTGGGCGGCGACCGAATCCGCGTCGAGACGACGGCGCGCGTCGGCGACGTGGACGTGGTGACGGGCGAGGCGGTGGTGCTGTCCGTTTCGCACGGCGACGCCAACTGA
- a CDS encoding AMP-binding protein, translating to MSEGRPDGLSGFAPVADAGPNRWVGGWSERRARLSPEKVGLVDATTGREFTYAELDARANRTARLCREHGVADGGRVAVVSRNRPELVDLFFATAKTGGVLAPLSHRLAAPEVAELLSTVDPELLVVESPFAELVAEAREADAFDADPAVLVLPADDSAGGSDATSDSLPDARTFASVRPDDDSAVEPADVSMDDPHLFLHTGGSTGTPKETVLTHESVLWNSFNTITAWGLRPEDTTPMVFPMFHTGGWNVITVPLFHLGGTVVLARDFDPGEVLGLVPEHDASVLVAVPAVLRMMSAHDDWDDTDLSTLRLVKSGGGPCRESVMRAWWDRGVDLSQGYGLTECGPNNFAMPDGWPREKADSVGVPAMHVDARVVDGDGEELRGEVGELELAGPHAAREYWHAPEETRETFGDGWVSTGDLARVDDDGYVHIEGRKKNMFVSGGENVYPPEVEDAVAAHPKVEEAVVVGVPDDKWGHVGRAVVQGDDSLTVEELSAFLDGRLARFKHPKSVVVVEEIPTSGPSKIDRDAVEARFGGE from the coding sequence ATGTCTGAGGGTCGACCGGACGGCCTGAGCGGATTCGCGCCTGTCGCCGACGCCGGACCGAACCGCTGGGTCGGCGGGTGGTCCGAGCGTCGGGCGCGACTCTCGCCGGAGAAGGTCGGCCTCGTGGACGCGACGACCGGTCGCGAGTTCACCTACGCGGAGTTGGACGCGCGGGCGAACCGGACGGCGCGCCTCTGCCGAGAGCACGGCGTCGCCGACGGCGGACGCGTCGCCGTCGTCTCGCGCAACCGCCCGGAACTGGTGGACCTCTTCTTCGCCACCGCGAAGACGGGCGGCGTCCTCGCCCCCCTCTCGCACCGCCTCGCGGCGCCGGAAGTCGCGGAACTGCTCTCGACGGTCGACCCCGAACTCCTCGTCGTCGAGTCGCCGTTCGCCGAACTCGTCGCCGAGGCGCGCGAGGCGGACGCGTTCGACGCCGACCCGGCAGTGCTCGTCCTCCCCGCTGACGACTCGGCGGGCGGTTCGGACGCGACCAGCGATTCCCTGCCGGACGCGCGGACGTTCGCGTCCGTCCGCCCCGACGACGACTCGGCGGTCGAACCGGCCGACGTGTCGATGGACGACCCGCACCTGTTCCTCCACACCGGCGGGTCCACGGGGACGCCGAAGGAGACGGTGCTCACCCACGAGAGCGTCCTCTGGAACTCGTTCAACACCATCACCGCGTGGGGGCTCCGACCCGAGGACACGACGCCGATGGTGTTCCCCATGTTCCACACCGGCGGGTGGAACGTCATCACCGTGCCCCTGTTCCACCTCGGCGGCACCGTCGTCCTCGCGCGCGACTTCGACCCCGGCGAGGTACTCGGACTCGTCCCCGAACACGACGCCTCGGTCCTCGTCGCCGTCCCCGCCGTCCTGCGGATGATGAGCGCGCACGACGACTGGGACGACACGGACCTCTCGACGCTCCGTCTGGTGAAGTCCGGCGGCGGCCCCTGCCGCGAGTCGGTGATGCGGGCGTGGTGGGACCGCGGCGTGGACCTCTCGCAGGGCTACGGGCTGACCGAGTGCGGCCCGAACAACTTCGCCATGCCCGACGGGTGGCCGCGCGAGAAGGCCGACTCGGTGGGCGTTCCCGCGATGCACGTCGACGCCCGCGTCGTGGACGGCGACGGCGAGGAACTGCGCGGCGAGGTGGGCGAACTGGAACTCGCCGGGCCGCACGCCGCCCGCGAGTACTGGCACGCCCCCGAGGAGACGCGCGAGACGTTCGGCGACGGGTGGGTCTCGACGGGTGACCTCGCCCGCGTGGACGACGACGGCTACGTCCACATCGAGGGACGCAAGAAGAACATGTTCGTCAGCGGCGGCGAGAACGTCTACCCGCCCGAAGTCGAGGACGCCGTCGCCGCCCACCCGAAGGTCGAGGAGGCCGTCGTCGTCGGCGTCCCGGACGACAAGTGGGGACACGTCGGCCGCGCCGTCGTGCAGGGCGACGACTCGCTGACGGTCGAAGAACTGTCGGCGTTCCTCGACGGCCGACTCGCGCGGTTCAAACACCCGAAGTCGGTCGTCGTCGTCGAGGAGATACCCACCTCCGGCCCCTCGAAGATAGACCGCGACGCGGTGGAGGCGCGCTTCGGCGGGGAGTGA
- a CDS encoding alpha/beta fold hydrolase, whose product MPTVDSDGVTIAYETRGPATPDPGAETVVLLEGLGYGRWMWRWQAAALDDRYEVVLLDNRGTGDSDAPDGPYAVEEMAADVEAVLADLDVEAAHVVGASMGGMIAQAYALDYDRTASLSLLCTSHGGEDAVPTPPETQERMFDVPDDADEREAIRYKMRPAMTDDFFDGRDDLVERIVDWRLASDAPPHARAAQAEAVAGFDRRADLANLDVPTLVLHGTADRVLPVENGRRLADRVAEASDASVAFEAFDGGSHLFFVERAGDVNDRLATFLNDV is encoded by the coding sequence ATGCCCACGGTGGACAGCGATGGCGTGACCATCGCCTACGAGACGCGCGGGCCGGCCACGCCGGACCCCGGCGCGGAGACGGTGGTTCTCCTCGAAGGACTCGGCTACGGACGGTGGATGTGGCGGTGGCAGGCCGCCGCCCTGGACGACCGGTACGAGGTCGTCCTCCTCGACAACCGCGGCACCGGCGACTCCGACGCGCCCGACGGCCCGTACGCCGTCGAGGAGATGGCCGCCGACGTGGAGGCGGTCCTCGCCGACCTCGACGTCGAGGCGGCGCACGTCGTCGGCGCGAGCATGGGCGGGATGATAGCGCAGGCGTACGCCCTCGACTACGACCGGACCGCCTCGCTCTCGCTTCTGTGCACCTCCCACGGCGGCGAGGATGCGGTGCCGACGCCGCCGGAGACGCAGGAGCGGATGTTCGACGTACCGGACGACGCCGACGAACGCGAGGCCATCCGGTACAAGATGCGCCCGGCGATGACGGACGACTTCTTCGACGGGCGCGACGACCTCGTCGAGCGAATCGTCGACTGGCGTCTGGCGTCGGACGCGCCGCCCCACGCCCGCGCGGCGCAGGCCGAAGCGGTCGCCGGGTTCGACCGGCGCGCCGACCTCGCGAATCTCGACGTCCCGACGCTCGTCCTCCACGGGACGGCCGACCGGGTCCTCCCCGTCGAGAACGGCCGCCGCCTCGCGGACCGGGTGGCCGAGGCGTCGGACGCGTCCGTCGCGTTCGAGGCGTTCGACGGCGGGTCGCACCTGTTCTTCGTCGAACGGGCCGGCGACGTGAACGACCGACTGGCGACGTTCCTGAACGATGTCTGA
- a CDS encoding 2Fe-2S iron-sulfur cluster-binding protein produces MDDGNGRVDDSDAEGCGGDGEVRVVVRHGDAETVTRAAVGTTLRDHLLDHGLSPYARLTERANCGGNGLCATCGVRIPAGEPDPTHWHDRLAARFGYPRLSCQIRIRGPMVVELVEDKRVWGGRE; encoded by the coding sequence ATGGACGACGGTAACGGACGCGTGGACGACAGCGACGCCGAGGGGTGCGGCGGTGACGGCGAGGTGCGCGTCGTCGTTCGTCACGGCGACGCCGAGACGGTGACGCGCGCCGCCGTCGGGACGACGCTCAGGGACCACCTCCTCGACCACGGCCTCTCGCCGTACGCGCGCCTGACAGAGCGGGCGAACTGCGGCGGCAACGGGCTCTGTGCGACCTGCGGCGTCCGGATTCCGGCGGGCGAACCCGACCCGACGCACTGGCACGACCGACTGGCGGCGCGGTTCGGCTACCCCCGCCTCTCCTGTCAGATTCGGATTCGCGGGCCGATGGTGGTCGAACTGGTGGAGGACAAGCGCGTGTGGGGCGGGCGCGAGTGA